A window of Nitrospirota bacterium genomic DNA:
AACCGATGCTTGTTCTTCTCTGAATCCGATATTTCCAACAATAAAGTGGAAGTGCTTGTTAGAAAGGCACAACCTTATTTCCCCCGACTTAAACTCATTCCGTATCCTTCCACATTGAGAGATGTTCCCCTTCGTACCGGTGAAAACTGGCTCCGCCGTCTTATTGTCGGAGTGGACAGCCGCCGGGCGAGACGATCGCTTCAGAATGAGCTTCCAGGAGAGGTATTTGATGCTTCTACAACTGATATCCGAGAAGTGGTTCTGCATTTCCACCGGCAACCGACAAAGGGAGCCTGTTTGAGCTGCATTTATTTTCAAGAGGAAGGGGAACTCTCTCATGAGCTTCATGTGGCCGAAGTCCTTGGTGTATCTGTGGAGGAAGTGCAAAAAGGATTAGTGAGCAAAATTGCAGCTGCAAAGATATGCGCTATGTATCCGGATCTTGCAGAGGATGACTTAGTCAACAAGGCATATGATAGCTTGTTCAAGCAGTTGTGTGGTCAAGGGAGACTAAAAATGGCTGAGGACAAGCAGGTTCTTGCTCCTCTTGCTTTTGTGTCAGTCCTTGCAGGAGCCTATCTTGCGATTGAGATCGTGCGGAGAATTCAGAAGAAAAATGTAGAAGATATTTTTAATCATTGGAAGGTGAGTCCCTGGCACTCGCCGAATATGCGATTATGCAAAGTGCAGCCAAAAAGAATTGGCTGTGAGTTCTGTGGTAATGAAATATTTATGAATATTGCTGATCGACTCTGGAAGTGGTGAGCGTTAATGCTTTGGGCTTAAACCTACGACCCTCCATCTTTCCTCCCCATCTCCTCCTGCAGTTCCTGATAGATCCGTCGGTTGATTCGCTCCCAGAGGCCAAGTGGAGTAGGCTCTTTGCGGCGGAAACGGGGAAGGTTCCTGGTATAATCCCAGCCCTGGGGGATCTCCGGTTCCACCCAGGAAAGCCGTACCTGGCAGGGCTCGCCCTGCCAGTTGATGTAGGCCTCGCCCACGTTTAATTGATGCAGGAACGCCTCGGGCCGGACCTTCTGGTCATAGAGCTGCCGGTGAGTGCGGGATGAAGAGCGGGAGTCGGTGAGCCGCGGGTTTACATAGCGGTGCAGGCTGATCGGTTGTCCGGAATCCGATGTCGATTCTCCCTCCGACACCTGGGCAAACCACCGCAGTTCCTGCCCGAAGAAGTCCGAGGCCCACAGGGCTGAGTCCAGGCTTTTGAGTCGCATGAAGACCTTGGTCTCGGTGTTTCCCATCACGGTCTCAAGGAATCCCTTTGAAAGTCCCTTCTCCAGGTCCGAAAGCTGTGTGGTCAACTGAAAGGCGGCGACCAGTGCGATATTGGCCTCCCTGGCCTGCTCGAACACAACGGCAAAATCAGGGATGGCATAGGAGCCGAATTCATCAAGAATTACGAGGGCCGGCATCAGGGGTTGATAATCCTTCTCGCTGTAGACGGCCCCGATGGAGGACTGAAGGTCGGTCAGGATCACCTTGCCCAGCTTTTCGGACTTTTTGGTCTCCTGCAATCTCGGAAGGGCCGCGTAAATGATCTGGCCTTTTTTAATGGCCTGGTAGAAGTCCACGTCGTTCACAGGGCGGCACAGGAAATCTCCCATGGGTTTGCTCGAGGTCGCCCCCAGCTCCGAGATCAGGCCGGAGAGGAGGTCGCTCATCTGGGTTGAGGTCTTGAAATTACGCACGAAGTTCTCCACCTCGATGAGGGATTCCGAGGCGCTGTCGTTGTAGAGATCCTGCTTCAGGATACGGAATGCCTGCGCCGGGGACTCGAACAGGGTCAGGACATCCCGGTAGGAGAAACTTCGCTTCAGGCGGTGCAGGGCCCGCACCAACTTGAGGATCGCCTCGTAGGCCAGGTTGGAATAATAGGATGCGGGATGCCCCTCCGGGATGGAGGGCATCAGCCGGTGGATCTT
This region includes:
- a CDS encoding ThiF family adenylyltransferase, producing the protein MTPEEENGRTLAVWLGIDEEKAIELLDTAVLITPNQECNNSLFLAERLIEILSRTVKKVTSERIFNPSVEVVIGNAIRKTSALAVYVGITDSHITISYYPIITDQNPNVHPVFLIIGACHAAAMAVNGIIGEYLPYRNQNPIILDYKKMYGSDLELFYTKAFLGEAFLAGAGAIGNALLYSMQFFDIEGKLNVVDPDIVSDGNLNRCLFFSESDISNNKVEVLVRKAQPYFPRLKLIPYPSTLRDVPLRTGENWLRRLIVGVDSRRARRSLQNELPGEVFDASTTDIREVVLHFHRQPTKGACLSCIYFQEEGELSHELHVAEVLGVSVEEVQKGLVSKIAAAKICAMYPDLAEDDLVNKAYDSLFKQLCGQGRLKMAEDKQVLAPLAFVSVLAGAYLAIEIVRRIQKKNVEDIFNHWKVSPWHSPNMRLCKVQPKRIGCEFCGNEIFMNIADRLWKW
- a CDS encoding TraM recognition domain-containing protein, with amino-acid sequence MPEADSVRNNSTSPRPGLTVGYDATTGQEIFLPDRLLCQHMAVVGSSGAGKTCFLLSLIYQQIRRGGAVIFMDGKRRYTGFAKMAWLAHACGRSADLRVIDPQAPTLSHAYNPLMARDAEKEAGIIANKIHRLMPSIPEGHPASYYSNLAYEAILKLVRALHRLKRSFSYRDVLTLFESPAQAFRILKQDLYNDSASESLIEVENFVRNFKTSTQMSDLLSGLISELGATSSKPMGDFLCRPVNDVDFYQAIKKGQIIYAALPRLQETKKSEKLGKVILTDLQSSIGAVYSEKDYQPLMPALVILDEFGSYAIPDFAVVFEQAREANIALVAAFQLTTQLSDLEKGLSKGFLETVMGNTETKVFMRLKSLDSALWASDFFGQELRWFAQVSEGESTSDSGQPISLHRYVNPRLTDSRSSSRTHRQLYDQKVRPEAFLHQLNVGEAYINWQGEPCQVRLSWVEPEIPQGWDYTRNLPRFRRKEPTPLGLWERINRRIYQELQEEMGRKDGGS